A window from Rhizobium sp. N324 encodes these proteins:
- a CDS encoding RNA polymerase sigma factor: protein MDAELIERAQRGDREAFGQLVSRHYDFVRATAWRWSGSSTDADDIAQEVCVKIGAAIGGFRGASRFRTWLYTLTLNAARDHRRKRAREEQTFRAYAVEPQPDAPGGNDDELASELWAAVRALPERQCDAVLLVYGEGLSHSAAADVMGCSEATVSWQVHEARKRLKAMLGKEEV, encoded by the coding sequence TTGGATGCGGAGCTCATAGAACGAGCACAGCGCGGCGACAGGGAGGCCTTCGGGCAACTGGTCTCGCGCCATTATGATTTCGTCCGCGCGACGGCGTGGCGATGGTCGGGCAGTTCCACGGATGCGGACGATATCGCCCAGGAGGTCTGCGTCAAAATCGGCGCCGCCATCGGCGGCTTTCGCGGCGCAAGCCGCTTCAGGACATGGCTTTACACGCTGACGCTGAACGCCGCTCGCGATCACAGACGCAAACGCGCACGAGAGGAGCAGACGTTCCGCGCCTATGCGGTCGAACCGCAGCCGGATGCACCGGGCGGGAACGACGACGAGCTGGCAAGCGAATTATGGGCGGCCGTGCGCGCTTTGCCGGAACGGCAATGCGACGCCGTGCTGCTCGTCTATGGCGAAGGCCTCAGCCATTCGGCCGCCGCCGATGTCATGGGCTGCTCGGAGGCGACCGTCTCCTGGCAAGTCCACGAGGCGCGCAAGCGGCTGAAGGCCATGCTCGGCAAGGAAGAGGTATGA
- a CDS encoding vWA domain-containing protein: MMDKELEKLSRLTPPAVDPEARARALAAAMQAFDSAENNAAVAQGNAKGWRPSSIINWIWSPAMNKKFLAGSALATLLVIPAAGYLTLERARNQPIVDQEKIAGTVSKNELPKPSQLRLSEAPAEENRPAQSSAADSAQILQDKEPQAAKSAAELRAEFDAGEIAVLKNKSDESAAALGMAKRAAPAAPGVVAQGQLLAEPMAAVAPSPVPPADGRAQLQLDPGRERFANAAANPIKSVAADPVSTFSADVDSASYSFVRRSLTGGAMPDPQSVRVEEMINYFPYDWPGPETADQPFKATVTVMPTPWNHDTELMHVAIKGYDIAPATAPHANLVFLIDVSGSMDEPDKLPMLKSAFRLLVNRLKADDTVSIVTYAGNAGTVLEPTRVAEKSKILSAIDRLEAGGSTGGAEGIEAAYDLAKKAFVKDGVNRVMLATDGDFNVGPSSDEDLKRIIEEKRKDGIFLTVLGFGRGNLNDSLMQTLAQNGNGSAAYIDTLAEAQKTLVEEAGSTLFPIAKDVKFQVEFNPERIAEYRLIGYETRALKREDFNNDRVDAGDIGSGHSVTAIYEITPKGSPAVMNDELRYGVPNKAPAETSGSAHQGELAFVKMRYKRPGEEKSALITTPVGDGNAFATIDAAPEDVRFSVAVAAFGQKLSRTAALDAYSYQAIADLAAASRGADAFGYRSDFLGLVRLADGLSQR, translated from the coding sequence ATGATGGACAAGGAACTCGAAAAACTCTCCCGCCTCACCCCGCCGGCCGTTGATCCGGAGGCGCGCGCACGCGCCCTTGCCGCGGCGATGCAGGCCTTTGACAGCGCAGAAAATAATGCAGCGGTGGCCCAAGGAAATGCCAAAGGCTGGCGTCCAAGCTCCATCATCAACTGGATATGGAGCCCTGCTATGAATAAGAAATTCCTCGCCGGTTCAGCCCTTGCGACGCTGCTCGTCATTCCCGCTGCCGGCTATCTCACCCTCGAGCGGGCCCGCAACCAACCGATCGTCGACCAGGAAAAGATCGCCGGCACCGTTTCGAAAAATGAACTGCCGAAACCATCCCAACTCAGGCTTTCCGAAGCGCCGGCCGAAGAGAATCGGCCGGCTCAATCGTCGGCGGCTGATAGCGCTCAAATCTTGCAGGACAAGGAGCCTCAGGCGGCAAAGTCCGCTGCGGAGTTGCGCGCTGAATTCGATGCCGGCGAGATCGCCGTTCTTAAGAACAAATCGGATGAATCCGCGGCGGCCCTTGGCATGGCCAAACGTGCTGCGCCGGCTGCTCCTGGCGTGGTTGCTCAAGGCCAGCTACTGGCTGAACCGATGGCCGCCGTTGCCCCCTCGCCTGTTCCGCCGGCGGATGGACGTGCTCAGCTCCAGCTCGACCCCGGTCGCGAGCGCTTTGCCAATGCCGCGGCAAATCCGATCAAAAGTGTCGCGGCCGATCCGGTTTCTACCTTCTCCGCCGATGTCGACAGCGCTTCCTATTCCTTCGTCCGCCGGTCGCTCACCGGCGGGGCGATGCCGGATCCGCAATCGGTTCGCGTCGAGGAGATGATCAATTACTTCCCCTATGACTGGCCGGGTCCCGAGACGGCCGACCAGCCCTTCAAGGCGACCGTGACGGTGATGCCGACCCCGTGGAACCACGACACGGAACTGATGCACGTGGCGATCAAGGGTTATGACATCGCGCCGGCGACCGCGCCGCACGCCAATCTCGTCTTTCTGATTGACGTCTCGGGCTCGATGGACGAACCGGACAAGCTGCCGATGCTGAAGAGCGCCTTCCGGCTGCTGGTCAACAGGCTGAAGGCCGACGACACCGTGTCTATCGTCACCTATGCCGGCAATGCCGGCACGGTGCTCGAGCCGACGCGGGTGGCGGAGAAATCGAAGATCCTGTCGGCGATCGACAGGCTGGAGGCTGGAGGCTCGACCGGCGGCGCCGAGGGCATCGAGGCGGCCTACGATCTTGCCAAAAAGGCCTTCGTCAAGGACGGCGTCAACCGGGTGATGCTGGCGACGGACGGCGACTTCAATGTCGGCCCGTCGAGCGACGAGGATCTGAAACGCATCATCGAGGAGAAACGCAAGGACGGCATCTTCCTCACCGTTCTCGGCTTCGGCCGCGGCAATCTCAACGATTCCCTGATGCAGACGCTCGCCCAGAACGGCAATGGCAGCGCCGCCTATATCGACACCTTGGCGGAGGCGCAGAAGACCTTGGTCGAAGAAGCCGGATCGACGCTGTTTCCGATTGCGAAGGACGTTAAATTCCAGGTCGAGTTCAATCCGGAACGGATCGCCGAATACCGGCTGATCGGCTATGAGACGCGCGCCCTCAAACGCGAGGACTTCAACAATGACCGCGTCGATGCCGGCGATATCGGCTCCGGCCACAGTGTCACGGCGATCTATGAGATCACCCCCAAGGGAAGTCCCGCGGTCATGAATGACGAGCTGCGGTACGGCGTGCCCAACAAGGCGCCGGCCGAGACATCGGGCAGCGCGCATCAGGGCGAGCTCGCCTTCGTCAAGATGCGCTACAAGCGGCCGGGTGAAGAAAAAAGCGCCCTGATCACCACGCCAGTCGGTGACGGCAACGCGTTCGCCACTATCGATGCCGCGCCTGAGGACGTTCGCTTCTCGGTGGCCGTCGCCGCCTTCGGCCAGAAATTGAGCCGCACCGCCGCCCTTGATGCTTATTCCTATCAAGCGATTGCCGATCTCGCTGCGGCATCGCGGGGCGCGGATGCCTTCGGCTACAGATCGGATTTCCTCGGTCTCGTCAGGTTGGCTGACGGACTCAGCCAACGGTGA
- a CDS encoding SMP-30/gluconolactonase/LRE family protein, whose protein sequence is MFGEIEGTGFEVLDPRFESCFVGHARVERLWTGGRWLEGPAWFAAGRYLVFSDIPNNRMMRYDDTSGQTSVFRSPSNNSNGNTVDNQGRLITCEHLTRRLTRTDFDGGISVLADRIAGKRLNSPNDVTVKSDGTVWFTDPSYGILHDYEGDYGEEEIGGCHVYRHDPATGATDRVASDFVKPNGLAFSPDETVLYIADTGASHLSDGPRHIRKLAVSDGGQLSDRGIFAECTAGFFDGFRVDRKGRIWTSAGDGVHCYDPDGTLIGKINIPEIVSNVAFGGEKRNRLFITATTSLYAVYLTANGSKLG, encoded by the coding sequence ATGTTCGGGGAAATCGAGGGTACAGGGTTCGAGGTTCTCGACCCGCGCTTTGAAAGCTGCTTCGTCGGCCATGCCCGCGTCGAGCGGCTTTGGACAGGCGGCCGCTGGCTGGAGGGACCGGCCTGGTTTGCCGCCGGGCGCTACCTGGTCTTCTCGGATATCCCCAACAATCGCATGATGCGCTACGACGACACCAGCGGGCAGACATCGGTCTTCCGCTCGCCGAGCAACAACTCCAACGGCAACACCGTCGACAATCAGGGCCGGCTGATCACCTGCGAGCATCTGACACGCCGTCTCACGCGCACTGATTTCGACGGCGGAATCAGCGTGCTGGCCGATCGGATCGCAGGCAAACGGCTCAATTCGCCCAACGACGTCACCGTGAAATCCGACGGCACCGTCTGGTTCACCGACCCGAGTTACGGCATTCTCCACGATTATGAAGGCGACTACGGCGAAGAGGAAATCGGCGGGTGCCACGTCTACCGGCACGACCCGGCAACAGGCGCAACCGACCGGGTGGCGTCCGACTTCGTCAAGCCGAACGGGTTAGCTTTCTCCCCTGACGAAACGGTGCTCTATATCGCCGATACCGGGGCATCGCACCTGTCCGACGGTCCGCGCCATATCAGAAAGCTCGCCGTGTCCGATGGCGGCCAGCTGAGCGACCGCGGCATTTTTGCCGAATGCACCGCGGGCTTTTTCGATGGTTTCCGCGTCGACCGGAAGGGAAGGATCTGGACGAGCGCCGGCGACGGTGTGCACTGCTATGACCCGGATGGCACGCTGATCGGCAAGATCAATATTCCCGAGATCGTCTCCAACGTCGCTTTCGGCGGCGAGAAACGGAACCGCCTCTTCATCACCGCAACCACGTCGCTCTACGCCGTCTATCTCACGGCCAATGGCTCAAAACTGGGATAG
- a CDS encoding LacI family DNA-binding transcriptional regulator has protein sequence MKNEDEPKDKRLKGGDAQKLTMAEVAKYVGVSAMTVSRAFRQDASVSEETRKRIMEAVDALGYVLDLSAGSLSSRRSGFIAALVPSINNSNFSDTARGITDALENTGLQLLLGYTDYAAEKEEKLIEAMLRRRPEGIILTGGSHTDRARRMLDKAGIPVVETWEIPEEPINHVVGFSNSEAMSLLVRTLASQGYRRFGYIGGTTARDTRGSQRRSGFLKTVEELSLGPGRAISFGVPPITMEQGGQAIVSLLERWPDTEVVLCVSDLSAFGAIMECKRRGMRVPEDIAIAGFGDYEISSICHPSITTINVDCYGIGRQAAGRLLDALQGSGEATGDEITLTGYRVVLRESTDRSAR, from the coding sequence GTGAAAAACGAGGATGAGCCAAAAGACAAGCGTCTCAAGGGAGGAGACGCCCAAAAGCTGACGATGGCTGAGGTCGCCAAATATGTCGGCGTATCGGCCATGACCGTTTCGCGCGCCTTTCGCCAGGATGCGAGCGTTTCCGAAGAGACGCGCAAGCGCATCATGGAAGCGGTCGATGCGCTCGGTTACGTGCTCGACCTTTCCGCTGGCAGCCTTTCCTCGCGGCGCAGCGGCTTCATCGCCGCGCTGGTGCCCTCCATCAACAATTCGAATTTTTCCGACACCGCGCGCGGCATCACCGACGCGCTGGAGAATACCGGCCTTCAGCTTCTGCTCGGTTATACCGACTATGCCGCTGAGAAAGAGGAAAAGCTGATCGAGGCGATGCTGCGCCGGCGTCCCGAGGGCATCATCCTGACAGGCGGCTCGCATACCGACCGGGCGCGGCGCATGCTTGATAAGGCCGGCATTCCCGTGGTTGAAACCTGGGAAATTCCGGAGGAGCCGATCAATCATGTCGTCGGCTTTTCCAACAGCGAGGCGATGTCGCTGCTGGTGCGAACGCTTGCCAGTCAGGGCTATCGCAGGTTCGGCTATATCGGCGGCACGACGGCACGCGATACGCGCGGCAGCCAACGGCGCAGCGGTTTCCTGAAGACTGTCGAGGAACTGAGCCTGGGACCGGGCCGGGCGATTTCCTTTGGCGTGCCGCCGATCACCATGGAACAGGGCGGCCAGGCAATCGTCAGTCTGTTGGAGCGCTGGCCGGACACGGAAGTCGTTCTCTGCGTTTCCGACCTGTCCGCCTTCGGCGCGATCATGGAATGCAAGCGCAGGGGAATGCGCGTGCCTGAAGATATCGCCATTGCCGGTTTCGGCGATTACGAGATCTCGTCGATCTGTCATCCCAGCATCACCACGATCAATGTCGACTGTTACGGCATCGGCCGCCAGGCCGCCGGCCGCCTTCTCGATGCCCTGCAGGGCAGCGGCGAGGCGACCGGCGATGAAATCACATTGACCGGCTACAGGGTCGTACTGCGCGAAAGCACGGATCGAAGCGCCCGATAA
- a CDS encoding L-idonate 5-dehydrogenase, with protein MKAIVIHAAKDLRIEEREPEVAGEGQVEIAIEAGGICGSDLHYYNHGGFGTVRLREPMILGHEIAGTVKALGAGVSDLAIGDRVAVSPSWPCNHCQYCLKGQQNHCLNMRFYGSAMPMPHIQGGFRQRLVAERWQCHKVADGISIHEAAFAEPFAVTLHAASRAGSLLGKRVLVTGCGPIGMLAIVAARVLGAREIVATDVTDSVLAIARTSGADRTINVATHVADLAAYGADKGYFDVMFEASGNERAVRAGLEVLKPRAVLVQLGLGGDVSIPQNMIVAKEIEMRGTFRFHEEFALAVELINARRVDLKPLLTGVFKIDEAVAAFELASDRSKSMKVQIAF; from the coding sequence ATGAAAGCCATCGTCATTCATGCCGCCAAGGATCTCAGGATCGAGGAGCGCGAGCCGGAGGTTGCGGGCGAGGGGCAGGTGGAAATCGCCATCGAAGCCGGCGGCATTTGCGGCTCCGACCTGCATTATTACAATCACGGCGGCTTCGGCACCGTTCGCCTGCGCGAGCCGATGATCCTCGGCCACGAAATCGCCGGCACGGTCAAGGCGCTGGGCGCCGGTGTGAGCGATCTTGCCATCGGAGACCGCGTTGCGGTGTCCCCGAGCTGGCCGTGCAATCATTGCCAATATTGCCTGAAGGGACAGCAGAACCACTGCCTCAACATGCGGTTTTACGGCAGCGCCATGCCGATGCCGCATATTCAGGGCGGCTTTCGCCAGCGGCTGGTGGCGGAGCGCTGGCAATGCCACAAGGTTGCCGACGGCATCTCCATTCACGAAGCGGCCTTCGCCGAACCCTTTGCCGTGACATTGCATGCCGCCAGCCGCGCCGGATCGCTGCTGGGCAAACGGGTGCTCGTCACCGGCTGCGGCCCGATCGGCATGCTGGCAATCGTTGCGGCGCGCGTTCTCGGCGCCCGCGAAATCGTCGCGACCGATGTGACCGACAGCGTTCTGGCGATCGCCCGCACCAGCGGCGCGGATCGGACGATCAATGTCGCCACGCATGTCGCCGACCTTGCCGCCTACGGCGCCGACAAGGGATATTTCGACGTCATGTTCGAGGCGTCGGGCAATGAGCGGGCGGTGCGCGCGGGCCTGGAGGTGCTGAAGCCCCGCGCCGTTCTCGTGCAGCTCGGCCTCGGCGGCGATGTCTCCATCCCGCAGAACATGATCGTCGCCAAGGAAATCGAGATGCGCGGGACGTTCCGCTTTCACGAGGAATTTGCGCTCGCCGTCGAGCTGATCAACGCGCGCCGCGTCGATCTGAAGCCGCTGCTGACAGGCGTCTTTAAGATCGACGAGGCCGTCGCCGCCTTTGAACTGGCAAGCGACCGCAGCAAGTCGATGAAAGTCCAGATCGCCTTCTGA
- a CDS encoding 2-hydroxyacid dehydrogenase codes for MPELEILMAGAYPEWDMVDLEAKYRIHRLWEAADKQELIARVGKNVRAIATRGELGASAELMKQLPTLEIVSCYGVGTDAIDLSYARANGIRVTNTPDVLTEDVADIAIGLLLATARQIPQADVFVRAGQWGNVAMPLVTRVAGKKVGLAGMGRIGKAIARRAAAFGCDIAYFARNEHTDVPYAYQPDLVALADWADFLIVIVPGGQATMKIINAEVLKALGPNGMLINVSRGTTVDEEALIAALQNGTIQAAGLDVFLNEPKIDARFLTLQNVVLQPHHGSGTVETRKAMGQLVRDNLAAHFAGNPLPTPVV; via the coding sequence ATGCCTGAGCTAGAGATCTTGATGGCCGGAGCCTATCCGGAATGGGATATGGTCGATCTGGAGGCGAAGTATCGCATTCACCGCCTGTGGGAAGCGGCCGATAAGCAGGAACTGATTGCAAGGGTCGGCAAGAATGTTCGCGCCATTGCGACGCGTGGCGAACTCGGCGCCTCCGCCGAACTGATGAAACAATTGCCGACGCTCGAGATCGTCTCCTGTTATGGCGTCGGCACCGATGCCATCGACCTCTCCTATGCCCGCGCCAACGGCATTCGCGTCACCAATACACCCGACGTTCTGACCGAGGATGTCGCCGATATCGCCATCGGACTGCTGCTTGCCACGGCGCGGCAGATTCCGCAGGCCGATGTTTTCGTCCGCGCCGGCCAGTGGGGCAATGTCGCCATGCCGCTGGTAACGCGCGTCGCCGGCAAGAAGGTCGGACTCGCCGGCATGGGGCGGATCGGCAAGGCGATCGCCAGGCGGGCTGCCGCTTTCGGCTGCGATATCGCTTACTTCGCCCGCAACGAGCACACGGATGTTCCTTATGCTTACCAGCCGGACCTGGTGGCGCTTGCCGATTGGGCCGATTTCCTGATCGTCATCGTCCCCGGCGGGCAGGCGACGATGAAGATCATAAATGCCGAGGTGCTGAAAGCGCTCGGCCCCAACGGCATGTTGATCAATGTTTCGCGCGGGACGACCGTCGATGAAGAGGCGCTGATCGCAGCCCTTCAGAACGGCACCATCCAGGCCGCCGGCCTCGACGTGTTCCTGAACGAACCAAAGATCGATGCGCGTTTCCTGACGCTTCAAAACGTGGTGTTGCAGCCCCATCACGGCTCCGGCACCGTCGAAACCCGCAAGGCCATGGGCCAGTTGGTCAGAGACAATCTCGCCGCGCATTTTGCCGGCAACCCGCTTCCAACTCCCGTCGTGTGA
- a CDS encoding SDR family oxidoreductase, whose translation MKNLFDLTGQLALITGSSQGIGYALAEGLAQHGAEVVINGRTPESVKRAVESLKAQGLSAHAAIFDVTSKDAAKAGIDAIEADIGPLDILINNAGMQFRTPLEDFPADKWELLLTTNISSVFYVGQAAAKAMIARGQGKIINIASVQSELARPGIAPYTATKGAVRNLTRGMCADWAKHGLQINAIAPGYFKTPLNQALVDNPEFSSWLEKRTPAGRWGNVEELVGAAVFLSGRGSSFINGHTLYVDGGITTCL comes from the coding sequence ATGAAGAACCTGTTTGATCTGACCGGGCAGCTTGCCCTGATCACCGGCTCGAGCCAAGGGATCGGATATGCGCTGGCCGAGGGCCTGGCGCAGCATGGCGCCGAGGTCGTCATCAACGGCCGCACGCCCGAAAGCGTCAAACGTGCCGTCGAGAGCCTCAAGGCGCAGGGACTGTCTGCCCATGCGGCCATCTTCGACGTAACCAGCAAGGACGCCGCCAAAGCGGGCATCGATGCGATCGAGGCCGATATCGGCCCGCTCGACATCCTGATCAACAATGCCGGCATGCAGTTTCGCACGCCGCTGGAAGATTTCCCGGCGGACAAATGGGAGCTGCTACTGACCACCAACATTTCGAGCGTATTTTACGTCGGCCAGGCGGCTGCCAAAGCCATGATCGCCCGCGGCCAGGGCAAGATCATCAACATCGCTTCCGTGCAGAGCGAACTGGCGCGCCCGGGCATCGCCCCCTATACCGCGACCAAAGGCGCGGTGCGCAATCTGACGCGCGGCATGTGCGCCGACTGGGCCAAGCACGGCCTGCAGATCAATGCGATCGCGCCGGGCTATTTCAAGACGCCGCTCAATCAGGCGCTCGTCGACAATCCGGAATTCTCGTCCTGGCTGGAGAAGCGGACGCCGGCCGGACGCTGGGGCAATGTCGAGGAACTTGTGGGTGCTGCTGTCTTCCTCTCCGGCCGTGGCTCATCCTTCATCAACGGCCACACGCTTTACGTCGACGGCGGCATCACCACCTGCCTCTGA
- a CDS encoding gluconokinase, protein MKLKKETPPPAVVVMGVSGCGKSSVGEGIAARNGMRFVEGDQLHPARNVEKMAKGIPLTDDDRLPWLDRIGAEIKTAQDASQGLVISCSALKRSYRDRLRQAAGGRLAFVFLEGSRELLLSRMQARQGHFMPASLLDSQLQTLEPPAGEAGVVAVAIDMALDDMVALACEGLKSAAIKGGFHAG, encoded by the coding sequence ATGAAGCTCAAGAAAGAAACACCGCCTCCGGCCGTCGTGGTCATGGGTGTCAGCGGCTGCGGCAAATCCTCCGTCGGCGAGGGCATCGCCGCGCGAAACGGCATGCGGTTTGTGGAGGGCGATCAGCTCCACCCGGCTCGCAATGTCGAGAAGATGGCGAAGGGCATACCGCTCACCGACGACGACCGCCTGCCCTGGCTCGACCGGATCGGCGCGGAAATAAAGACCGCGCAAGACGCATCGCAGGGATTGGTGATTTCGTGTTCGGCGCTGAAAAGAAGCTATCGGGACAGGCTGCGGCAGGCGGCTGGCGGACGGCTGGCCTTCGTATTCCTCGAAGGATCGCGCGAACTGCTGCTGTCGCGGATGCAGGCCCGTCAGGGCCACTTCATGCCGGCGTCGCTGCTCGACAGCCAGCTGCAGACGCTGGAGCCGCCGGCCGGTGAAGCCGGCGTTGTGGCGGTGGCGATCGACATGGCTTTGGATGATATGGTGGCGCTGGCCTGTGAGGGGCTGAAAAGCGCGGCCATCAAGGGAGGGTTTCATGCAGGATGA
- a CDS encoding NAD(P)-dependent oxidoreductase — translation MQDDYRADVAVIGAGIMGTAIVTRLIETGHKVSVFDLDAEKVAALTGKGAHAASSVTSAVSASEFCILSLNHASIVRAVVFGEKGVAAAASADKLLIDMSSIDPAETADMAKRLRADTGMAWVDCPLSGGVPGALGGKLTIMAGGSAEDFERARVVMRHLAANYTLMGASGAGQTTKLINQLFCAVLFQAVAEAVKLAEAGGVDPAAIPAALAGGRADSRILQEFMAKFAARDFSPTGRIDNMLKDLDSLQAFALKTKTPLPMTGAVVEIHRLLCAAGLGPKDSAEMMRLLDGFRPG, via the coding sequence ATGCAGGATGATTATCGAGCAGACGTCGCCGTCATTGGCGCCGGCATCATGGGAACGGCGATCGTCACGCGACTGATCGAAACCGGCCACAAAGTCTCGGTCTTCGATCTCGATGCCGAAAAGGTCGCGGCATTGACGGGCAAAGGCGCTCACGCGGCGAGCTCCGTGACGAGTGCCGTCTCGGCGTCGGAATTCTGCATTCTCAGCCTCAATCACGCCAGCATCGTGCGCGCCGTCGTCTTCGGCGAGAAGGGGGTTGCGGCGGCGGCGAGTGCCGACAAGCTGCTGATCGACATGTCCTCCATCGACCCTGCCGAGACCGCCGACATGGCGAAACGGCTGCGGGCGGACACCGGCATGGCATGGGTGGATTGCCCGCTGTCGGGCGGCGTGCCTGGCGCGCTCGGCGGAAAGCTGACGATCATGGCCGGCGGCAGCGCCGAGGATTTCGAGCGGGCGCGTGTGGTGATGCGGCATCTTGCCGCCAATTATACGCTGATGGGCGCCTCCGGCGCTGGGCAGACCACCAAGCTGATCAATCAGTTGTTCTGCGCCGTGCTGTTCCAGGCGGTGGCGGAAGCCGTCAAGCTCGCCGAAGCCGGCGGCGTCGATCCCGCAGCCATTCCGGCAGCCCTTGCCGGCGGCAGGGCGGACAGCCGGATATTGCAGGAATTCATGGCAAAATTTGCTGCCCGGGATTTCTCGCCGACCGGCCGGATCGACAATATGCTGAAGGACCTGGATTCGCTCCAGGCTTTTGCGCTGAAGACCAAGACGCCGCTGCCGATGACGGGTGCGGTGGTGGAAATTCACCGCCTGTTGTGCGCCGCCGGTCTTGGGCCGAAGGACTCTGCCGAGATGATGCGCCTTCTCGACGGATTTCGTCCCGGCTGA
- a CDS encoding sugar ABC transporter ATP-binding protein, giving the protein MEAKRLLEFQSITKSFGGTQALRDVSIDLREGEILALLGENGAGKSTLIKTLAGIYKPDHGDILFRGQSYHHRPPKPNERQPVAFIHQDLGLIEWMTVGENMGLSQGFSMRSGLIDWNRTQARAKEALKLVGCDFDPTTRVSALSRTEKSLVAIARALAVEADVLVLDEPTASLPADEVDRLFNAIRPLKERGVGMIYVSHRLDEIFRIADRVAVLRDGCMVGQKPVSETTPDELVTMIIGRSSDSLFSKAEIKPGKAIVEVRDLVCTGTSPISFDIREGELLGLVGLRGAGQERIGRALFGCEPFNGSVLLHGETPDLSSPRQAMASGIGLIARDRTEESVALSLSIRENTYLNPGAVGRGIFSFLSPRGEADLAHAIGHSVGLRPNDPDLPVEALSGGNQQKVVVGRWLATGRKLLVAEDPTAGVDIGARAEIYRLITQALEAGLAVVVVSTDFEEIAHICHRALVFSRGKIVSELSGSALTTEAVITAASASEAA; this is encoded by the coding sequence GTGGAAGCCAAGAGACTGCTGGAGTTCCAATCGATCACCAAGAGCTTTGGCGGCACGCAGGCGCTGCGTGACGTATCGATCGATCTGCGCGAGGGCGAGATCCTGGCGCTGCTGGGGGAAAACGGCGCCGGCAAATCGACGCTGATCAAGACGCTTGCCGGCATCTACAAGCCGGATCACGGCGACATCCTTTTTCGCGGCCAGAGCTACCATCATCGCCCGCCGAAACCGAACGAGCGCCAGCCGGTCGCCTTCATCCACCAGGATCTCGGTCTGATCGAGTGGATGACCGTCGGCGAGAATATGGGTCTGTCGCAGGGCTTCTCGATGCGAAGCGGTCTCATCGATTGGAACAGGACGCAGGCGCGGGCCAAGGAAGCGCTGAAGCTCGTCGGCTGCGACTTCGATCCGACGACGCGAGTCTCGGCCCTGTCGCGTACCGAAAAATCGCTCGTCGCCATTGCCCGCGCGCTTGCCGTCGAAGCCGACGTTCTGGTGCTCGACGAGCCGACGGCGAGCCTGCCCGCCGATGAAGTCGATCGGCTGTTCAACGCCATCCGCCCCCTGAAGGAGCGCGGCGTCGGCATGATCTATGTCTCCCACCGGCTCGACGAGATTTTCCGCATCGCCGATCGCGTCGCCGTGCTGCGCGACGGATGCATGGTCGGGCAGAAGCCGGTCAGCGAGACCACTCCCGACGAACTGGTGACGATGATCATCGGCCGCAGCAGTGACAGCCTCTTTTCTAAAGCCGAGATCAAACCCGGCAAGGCGATCGTCGAGGTTCGCGACCTCGTCTGCACCGGCACGAGCCCGATCTCCTTCGATATTCGAGAGGGTGAGCTGCTCGGGCTGGTTGGATTGCGCGGCGCCGGCCAGGAAAGGATCGGCCGGGCGCTGTTCGGCTGCGAGCCCTTCAACGGCTCGGTGCTGCTGCATGGCGAGACGCCGGATCTTTCGAGCCCGCGGCAGGCGATGGCGTCGGGTATCGGTCTGATTGCCCGTGACCGGACGGAGGAATCGGTCGCACTGTCGCTGTCCATTCGGGAAAATACCTATCTCAATCCTGGCGCCGTCGGCCGCGGGATTTTCTCCTTCCTGTCGCCGCGCGGCGAAGCCGATCTTGCCCATGCTATCGGCCATTCCGTCGGCCTCAGGCCGAACGATCCGGATCTGCCGGTGGAGGCGCTGTCGGGCGGCAATCAGCAGAAGGTGGTCGTCGGCCGCTGGCTGGCGACCGGCCGCAAGCTGCTGGTCGCCGAAGACCCGACCGCCGGCGTCGACATTGGCGCGCGCGCCGAAATCTACCGCCTGATCACCCAGGCGCTGGAAGCCGGTCTCGCGGTCGTCGTGGTCTCGACGGATTTCGAGGAAATCGCCCATATCTGCCACCGCGCGCTGGTTTTCTCGCGCGGAAAAATCGTCAGCGAACTGAGTGGAAGCGCTCTGACCACGGAGGCGGTCATCACGGCCGCCTCGGCGTCGGAAGCGGCTTGA